A single Streptomyces sp. Edi2 DNA region contains:
- a CDS encoding amidohydrolase, whose product MSDSDTTGMTGPTDDAEHSDDSAAVLAPLDDRLADLVALYEDLHRHPELGFQETRTAAEAARRLTRCGYDVTTGIAETGVVGVLRNGPGPVVLLRADMDALPVTENSGLDYASTIPGRMHACGHDVHVTCLLGAADLLAAARDRWSGTLVVLFQPAEEVGSGARAMLDAGLYTKGLVPTPDVVLAQHVAPLGAGLIAYCSGPCMAAADSLEITFHGTGGHGSRPETTVDPILMAAAFVQRVQSVVAREVAPKDRAVVSVGSFQAGDTANVIPDRAVVRLSVRTFDEAVRTAVLAAIDRIARAEAAASGADRAPETEVLDSFPVTVNDAATLQQVNEQFTGVFGEQRLFAYEPATGSEDAGLLATAAGAPLYYWWLGGWDPEEFQAALAAGRLAQDIPSNHSPHFVPVVRPTLTMGVQALTAAALNQLARAGTDTKEAADPDPAEAADPDTVEAADRAGQGGAGRGGAAAAV is encoded by the coding sequence ATGAGCGACAGCGACACGACAGGCATGACCGGCCCGACCGATGACGCCGAGCACAGTGACGACTCCGCCGCCGTCCTGGCCCCGCTCGACGACCGCCTCGCGGACCTCGTGGCCCTCTACGAAGACCTGCACCGCCACCCCGAACTCGGCTTCCAGGAGACCCGTACGGCCGCCGAGGCCGCCCGCCGGCTGACCCGCTGCGGCTATGACGTCACCACCGGCATCGCCGAAACCGGAGTCGTCGGCGTGTTGCGCAACGGCCCGGGGCCCGTTGTCCTGCTGCGCGCCGACATGGACGCACTGCCCGTCACCGAGAACTCCGGCCTGGACTACGCCTCCACGATCCCCGGCCGGATGCACGCCTGCGGGCACGACGTCCATGTGACCTGTCTGCTGGGCGCCGCCGACCTGCTCGCGGCGGCCCGAGACCGCTGGTCCGGCACGCTGGTCGTGCTCTTCCAGCCCGCCGAGGAGGTCGGCAGCGGGGCCCGCGCCATGCTCGACGCCGGCCTCTACACCAAGGGCCTGGTCCCCACGCCCGATGTGGTGCTGGCCCAGCATGTCGCCCCCCTCGGCGCCGGGCTGATCGCGTACTGCTCCGGACCCTGTATGGCCGCCGCCGACAGCCTGGAGATCACCTTCCACGGCACCGGCGGCCACGGCTCCCGGCCTGAGACCACGGTCGACCCGATCCTGATGGCGGCGGCCTTTGTGCAGCGGGTGCAGTCCGTGGTGGCCCGCGAGGTCGCGCCGAAGGACCGGGCGGTGGTCAGCGTCGGCTCCTTCCAGGCCGGGGACACCGCCAATGTCATCCCCGACCGGGCCGTCGTACGGCTCAGCGTGCGCACCTTCGACGAGGCGGTGCGCACGGCCGTGCTGGCCGCCATCGACCGCATCGCGCGCGCCGAGGCCGCTGCCTCCGGTGCGGACCGGGCGCCCGAGACCGAGGTCCTGGACTCCTTCCCCGTCACCGTCAACGACGCGGCGACCCTGCAGCAGGTCAATGAGCAGTTCACCGGAGTCTTCGGCGAGCAGCGGCTGTTCGCCTACGAACCGGCCACCGGCAGCGAGGACGCCGGACTGCTGGCCACCGCCGCCGGGGCACCCCTCTACTACTGGTGGCTGGGCGGCTGGGACCCGGAGGAGTTCCAGGCGGCGCTGGCCGCCGGGCGGCTCGCGCAGGACATCCCCTCCAACCATTCGCCGCACTTCGTCCCGGTGGTCCGGCCGACCCTCACCATGGGCGTCCAGGCGCTGACCGCCGCGGCGCTCAACCAGCTGGCCCGCGCGGGCACGGACACGAAGGAGGCGGCGGACCCGGACCCGGCGGAGGCGGCGGACCCGGACACGGTGGAGGCGGCGGACCGGGCCGGCCAGGGCGGGGCCGGCCGGGGCGGGGCGGCGGCAGCCGTTTGA
- a CDS encoding methyltransferase — protein sequence MTATVDHPACGQDQHAQADDWRPTLASSPTPPTGEPRDLAAHLMEQAMGHVFSAALRTAAHHRLADHLAAGPRTPEQLAAATGTQAPQLRRVLRYLATRGFFREDTAGAYHLTPSAVPLRTDVPDSMHPAVMMATDELFLRTSAALPEAVRHEGASFERLFGAPLFEHLTTDPATRRVFDDGMSSVSAPVDAAVADVYPFPAVGTVVDVGGGRGGLLRAALRRHPQLTGVLFDQAPPLAHHLLEGDELKGRWRTQEGDFFASVPEDGDVYVLKHVLHDWPDEACLRILRTCRRAMAAGRRLLVIDAVLPPGNAPHFGKTLDVAMMAVVDGRERTAEEFATLLSAGGFRLTRILPTPAFPSIVEAVAE from the coding sequence GTGACTGCAACCGTGGATCACCCTGCCTGTGGCCAGGACCAGCACGCCCAAGCCGACGACTGGAGGCCGACGTTGGCCAGTTCCCCCACCCCACCGACCGGCGAGCCCCGCGATCTCGCGGCTCATCTGATGGAACAGGCCATGGGCCATGTCTTCTCCGCCGCCCTGCGCACCGCGGCGCACCACCGCCTCGCCGACCACCTCGCCGCGGGCCCCCGCACCCCCGAGCAGCTGGCCGCCGCCACCGGCACCCAGGCGCCGCAGCTGCGCCGCGTCCTGCGCTACCTCGCCACCCGCGGCTTCTTCCGGGAGGACACCGCGGGCGCCTACCACCTGACGCCGTCCGCCGTCCCCCTGCGCACCGACGTCCCCGACTCGATGCACCCGGCCGTCATGATGGCGACCGACGAGCTGTTCCTGCGGACCTCGGCCGCCCTCCCGGAGGCCGTCAGGCACGAGGGCGCGTCCTTCGAACGGCTCTTCGGGGCACCCCTCTTCGAGCATCTGACGACGGATCCGGCCACCCGGCGGGTCTTCGACGACGGGATGTCCTCCGTGTCCGCCCCGGTCGACGCGGCGGTGGCCGACGTGTACCCGTTCCCCGCGGTGGGCACGGTCGTGGACGTCGGCGGTGGCCGCGGCGGGCTGCTGCGCGCCGCGCTGCGCCGCCACCCGCAGCTGACCGGTGTGCTCTTCGACCAGGCGCCGCCGCTGGCCCACCACCTCCTGGAGGGCGATGAGTTGAAGGGCCGCTGGCGGACCCAGGAGGGCGACTTCTTCGCGTCCGTGCCGGAGGACGGCGATGTCTACGTCCTCAAGCACGTCCTGCACGACTGGCCGGACGAGGCCTGCCTGCGCATCCTGCGCACCTGCCGCCGGGCGATGGCGGCGGGCCGCCGGCTGCTGGTCATCGATGCCGTACTGCCGCCGGGCAATGCCCCGCACTTCGGCAAGACCCTGGACGTCGCGATGATGGCGGTGGTCGACGGACGGGAGCGGACCGCGGAGGAGTTCGCCACCCTGCTGTCGGCGGGCGGGTTCCGGCTGACACGGATACTGCCCACACCGGCGTTCCCCTCGATCGTGGAGGCGGTCGCCGAGTAG
- a CDS encoding low temperature requirement protein A, with product MPVLMRARRRDEQHRTATPLELFFDLCFVVAIAQAGQQLAHALAEGHPGHGISGYLMLFFAIWWAWMNFSWFASAYDTDDPLYRVVTLVQMAGVLVLAAGVPRAFTQSDFTVIWCGYLVMRLAMVTQWLRAALAGRDAERRTALRYALGMTACQVGWLGLLALPKEDVPWVFVVVGLLELAVPALAERERQTTWHPHHIAERYGLFTLIVLGETVAAATVAVQSALDANDELGVLLPIAGGGLLLVFAAYWIYFAVPIHRHLHSNRESFLWGYGHYLVFGSAAAVGAGIEIAVEEAFGRAHLSAFAAAACVTVPAALFMMTVWLIHSRHHKRGAAQQLVLPVSSLLVLVCTFAGHRAVLAAGLVASGAVAAGVLLTSRQGAAPLE from the coding sequence GTGCCGGTCCTCATGCGGGCGCGCCGCCGCGACGAGCAGCACCGCACCGCCACCCCGCTGGAGCTCTTCTTCGACCTGTGTTTCGTCGTGGCGATCGCCCAGGCGGGGCAGCAGCTGGCCCATGCGCTCGCCGAGGGGCACCCGGGACACGGCATCTCCGGATACCTGATGCTCTTCTTCGCCATCTGGTGGGCGTGGATGAACTTCAGCTGGTTCGCCTCGGCGTACGACACCGATGACCCGCTCTATCGCGTGGTGACCCTGGTCCAGATGGCGGGGGTGCTGGTCCTGGCCGCCGGCGTGCCGCGCGCCTTCACCCAGAGCGACTTCACGGTCATCTGGTGCGGGTACCTGGTGATGCGGCTGGCCATGGTCACCCAGTGGCTGCGGGCCGCACTCGCCGGCCGGGACGCCGAGCGGCGCACCGCACTGCGCTACGCCCTGGGGATGACGGCGTGCCAGGTCGGCTGGCTGGGCCTGCTCGCGCTGCCCAAGGAGGACGTCCCATGGGTGTTCGTCGTCGTGGGACTGCTGGAGCTGGCCGTCCCCGCACTGGCCGAGCGGGAGCGGCAGACGACCTGGCATCCGCATCACATCGCCGAGCGCTACGGCCTGTTCACCCTCATCGTGCTGGGCGAGACGGTAGCGGCGGCCACCGTCGCCGTGCAGTCGGCGCTGGACGCGAATGACGAGCTCGGCGTCCTGCTGCCGATCGCGGGCGGCGGACTGCTGCTGGTCTTCGCCGCGTACTGGATCTACTTCGCGGTCCCCATCCACCGTCACCTGCACTCGAACCGCGAGTCGTTCCTGTGGGGCTACGGCCACTACCTGGTGTTCGGCTCGGCGGCCGCGGTGGGCGCGGGCATCGAGATCGCGGTGGAGGAGGCGTTCGGCAGGGCGCATCTGTCGGCGTTCGCGGCGGCCGCGTGTGTCACGGTGCCGGCCGCCCTGTTCATGATGACGGTGTGGCTGATCCACTCCCGGCACCACAAGCGCGGCGCGGCGCAGCAGCTGGTGCTTCCGGTGTCCTCGCTGCTGGTCCTGGTGTGCACCTTCGCCGGGCACCGGGCGGTTCTGGCGGCCGGCCTGGTGGCATCCGGCGCGGTGGCGGCCGGCGTGTTGCTCACATCCCGTCAGGGTGCCGCACCGCTGGAGTAG